The Amycolatopsis umgeniensis DNA segment CCTGCCGGGGGCCGGAGCCCTGCACCGCCCACAGCAGCGACGACTTGCCGGAACCGTTGCGGCCCATCATCGCCAGCACCTCACCGGAGCGGAGGCTGAGGTCGACCTCCCGCACCGCGACCTTCGGCCCGTACCGGACCACGACACCGGACGCGGCCAGCAACTCCTCACCCGCGGTCGTGGTCCGCACCGGCGGAGTCCCCAGCGTCAACGACGAAGCGCGACGACGCGCGTCACGGACGGACATCGGCAGGGGATCCCACGACGCCAATCGTCCCAAGTGGACGATCGGTGGCGCGATCGGCATGTCCTTCAGCACTTCCGGCGGAGTCCCGTCCACCACTCCCCCGGTGCCGGGGACGTAGATCATCCGATCCGCGAACGGGATCACGCGTTCCATACGGTGCTCGGCCATCAGCACCGTCGTGCCGAGGTCCTCCACCAGCCTGGCGAGCGTCGCCAGCACCTCCTCGGCGGCGGTCGGGTCCAGCGCCGACGTCGGTTCGTCCAGGACGAGCACCTTCGGATGCGTGGTCAGCACCGAGCCGATCGCCACCCGCTGCTGCTGCCCGCCGGACAGCGTCCGCAGCGCGCGCCTGCGCAGTTCCGCGATGCCGAGCAGGTCGAGGGTCTCTTCCACCCGGCGGCGCATCACCTGCGGGCTCAGGCCGAGCTGTTCCATGCCGTACGCGAGTTCGTCCTCGACGGTGTCGGTGACGAAGCCCGCCAACGGGTCCTGCCCGACGACGCCGACCAGATGCGCGAACTCGCGCGGCGGCCGGGACCTCGTCGTGACGCCGTCGACGGACACCGTCCCTTCGAGGTGACCACCGGTGAAATGCGGGACGAGACCGTTGATCGTGCCGAGCAGCGTCGACTTGCCCGCGCCCGTCTGGCCCGCGAACAGCACGAGTTCGCCTTCACCGATGGACAGCGTCACGTCGGCGAGCACCGGTTCGGAGCGGCCGTGGTAGGTGAAGGAAACGTGGTCGAGTTCGATCATGCGTGCACTTCTTTTTCCAGCGCGGCGTACGGGGGTTCGGGGACCGGGGTCAGGAACGCGGGCAGGACACCGATCAGCACCCCGAGCAACGGCCCCCACGACAGCGACGGCCAGGACAGGTTGATCAGCGACGGGTTCATGTTCATCGGGTTCACTTCCGACGTCGTGAACAGGATGGCCGCGACGGCGATCCCGCTCGTGGCGACGACGATCTCCGGCAGATGCCAGCGGTCGGGCCGGTAGCGGGTGCGCTGGACCCGTTTGCCCGCCGACCAGAACCCGATCAGCCCGACCACGACCCCGGCGGAAAGTACCGGGGCGGCGAGATATCGGGGTGTCGAACCGTCCAAAGTGGCGTAAACGCCGACGCAGACACCGATCAGGCCGACGATCATCAGCGTTCCCGTGATCAGCCTGGCCCGCGCCTCGACCAGCCCCGCGCGGCCGTAACCACGAGAATCCATGGAGGCCGCGAGTTGCAGTGACCGCGAAAGCGCGTCCTCCAGCACCGGGATGAGGACGGTGTGCAGGGCTTTCACCTTCTTCTTGCCCGAACCGCCCCGCAGTTTGCGGGCACGCCGGACGCGCAACACGCTCTCGGCGAGCTGCGGGAACACCGACAGCGCGACGATCACCGCCGTCCCCACCTCGTACAACGCCGGCGGCATCGCCTTGAGCAGCCGTTTCGGGTTCGCGAGCGCGTTGGCCGCGCCGAGGCAGATCACCATCGTCGCCAGCCGCATCCCGTCGTAAAGCCCGCCAAGCAACGATTCCGCGGACACGTCGCCGAAGAGCCGAATGCCCGCCGCCCATTCGGGCAGCGGGATTTCGGGCAGCCGCAGGATGATCGTGGCACCCTCGGCACCGCCGAAGACGATGCGGAAGAACACGCGGATCGCCACGATGACCGCGCCGAGGTACAGATAGAGCCGGAAAGCCAGCGCCCACGGCGCCTCACTGCGCCGGGCCACGACGACGTACCCCGCGACGGCCACGATCGTCAGCAGCAGCCACGGGTTCGTCGTCCGGGTCGCCGCGACGGCGAGCCCCAGCGCCCACACCCACCAGGCGGCCGGATGCAGGTCGCGCGGCAGGAAGTAGGACGTCATCAAGCTCCTTGTGCGCGTTTGCGTCTGCGTGCCACCAGGAATCCTGCCACGCACAACGCCAGCACCGCGCCACCGGCCGCCCACGGCGCCCAGTCACTCGCGCCGGACTCTCGCTCGATCACCGCGTTGACGTCCTCGGCGTTCTCACCGCCAGTGAACGCGACGTTCATCGAAGGGTCCTTCGCCTGCGGCCGCGCCGACGCGCTCGGACGCGGTTTGGGCGGCGGCAGCGCACCGGAACTGGCGACCGGAGCCTCTCCCGCGCCCGGTTCCACCCCCTCGGCGGGCTGACTGTCAGCGGGCTGATCGCTCCCCGCTTGCGGCTGTTGCTGTTGCCGTTCGTTGGGATCGTTGGTGGACGGCTTGGCCTCCTCGCGCGGCACGCACGACTGGCCTTCGGTGCCCGGCCGCACCGCGGAGACCCGCGGGACCGGGTTGGTCTCGGCGGTGGCGTTCAGCGAGAACGACCAGCCCTCGAAACCACCGGGGATGAAGTCACGGTTCTTGACGCCCCACTGGCTGTAGTCCCAGGCGCAGTTGTTCGAGGCGTGCCAGTACGACCAGTAGGCCTGGGCCGGAGGCGTGTCGATGCACAGCTCGCGGTACTTCTCGCGGCCGGTGATCGGGACGTTCTCGGCCGCGGACGGCCGGTTCTCGACCCGGCAGATGAACGCCTCACCCCACCGTTGCACCCCGGCGATCTGGAAACCGGCGCCCTTGAGCGCGTCCAGCCCGGTGCCGCGCGTGGTCTGGGGATTGCAGCGCACGATGGTGGTGCCGCCGAGCTTCTGGAAGTCGACGACCACGGTGACCCCGTTGGCGTCCTTGCAGAACCCCGGGTATCCCTTGCCCTGGTCGACGGCGTGCGCGGACGGCGCCGTGGCGGCGATCAGGAAGATCACCGCCACCACTCCGAAGACCCTCCTCATTGGACGGTCAAGGTCG contains these protein-coding regions:
- a CDS encoding ABC transporter ATP-binding protein, translating into MIELDHVSFTYHGRSEPVLADVTLSIGEGELVLFAGQTGAGKSTLLGTINGLVPHFTGGHLEGTVSVDGVTTRSRPPREFAHLVGVVGQDPLAGFVTDTVEDELAYGMEQLGLSPQVMRRRVEETLDLLGIAELRRRALRTLSGGQQQRVAIGSVLTTHPKVLVLDEPTSALDPTAAEEVLATLARLVEDLGTTVLMAEHRMERVIPFADRMIYVPGTGGVVDGTPPEVLKDMPIAPPIVHLGRLASWDPLPMSVRDARRRASSLTLGTPPVRTTTAGEELLAASGVVVRYGPKVAVREVDLSLRSGEVLAMMGRNGSGKSSLLWAVQGSGPRQGGKVTVEGKDPKTLSSAAARALVGMVPQTASDLLYLQTVAAECEAADAESGTEAGYCRGLLDRLAPGIDPASHPRDLSEGQRLALVLAVQLSAAPRIMLLDEPTRGLDYTAKAALAQMIASLTAEGKAVVVATHDVEFVATIAHRVLVMAEGEVVSDGPTGEVLGGSPAFATQVAKILGEPWLTVDDVGAALPQEVR
- a CDS encoding energy-coupling factor transporter transmembrane component T produces the protein MTSYFLPRDLHPAAWWVWALGLAVAATRTTNPWLLLTIVAVAGYVVVARRSEAPWALAFRLYLYLGAVIVAIRVFFRIVFGGAEGATIILRLPEIPLPEWAAGIRLFGDVSAESLLGGLYDGMRLATMVICLGAANALANPKRLLKAMPPALYEVGTAVIVALSVFPQLAESVLRVRRARKLRGGSGKKKVKALHTVLIPVLEDALSRSLQLAASMDSRGYGRAGLVEARARLITGTLMIVGLIGVCVGVYATLDGSTPRYLAAPVLSAGVVVGLIGFWSAGKRVQRTRYRPDRWHLPEIVVATSGIAVAAILFTTSEVNPMNMNPSLINLSWPSLSWGPLLGVLIGVLPAFLTPVPEPPYAALEKEVHA
- a CDS encoding ABC transporter substrate-binding protein, whose product is MAVIFLIAATAPSAHAVDQGKGYPGFCKDANGVTVVVDFQKLGGTTIVRCNPQTTRGTGLDALKGAGFQIAGVQRWGEAFICRVENRPSAAENVPITGREKYRELCIDTPPAQAYWSYWHASNNCAWDYSQWGVKNRDFIPGGFEGWSFSLNATAETNPVPRVSAVRPGTEGQSCVPREEAKPSTNDPNERQQQQPQAGSDQPADSQPAEGVEPGAGEAPVASSGALPPPKPRPSASARPQAKDPSMNVAFTGGENAEDVNAVIERESGASDWAPWAAGGAVLALCVAGFLVARRRKRAQGA